In Nitrospira sp., a single genomic region encodes these proteins:
- a CDS encoding GNAT family N-acetyltransferase — protein sequence MFKATNIARADPADATLIAEMVGELLREITTTIGEAVFRFDHDATESRAQDWLTNRSYAVFLARNPEEVQTMGFLSVYESYGLYAGGRFGTIPEVYVRAAYRSRGVGAHLLREVKRYGETRGWTRLEVTTPPLPQFERTMKFYRSQGFQVSGGRKLKVDLP from the coding sequence ATGTTCAAGGCAACGAATATCGCACGAGCAGACCCGGCCGATGCAACGCTCATCGCCGAGATGGTCGGTGAACTGCTGCGGGAAATTACGACGACGATCGGTGAGGCCGTGTTTCGATTCGACCACGACGCGACGGAATCTCGCGCGCAGGATTGGTTGACCAATCGGTCTTACGCGGTCTTCCTGGCGCGGAATCCGGAAGAGGTTCAGACGATGGGGTTTCTGAGCGTCTATGAAAGCTATGGGTTGTATGCGGGTGGACGGTTCGGGACGATCCCGGAGGTCTATGTGCGTGCGGCCTATCGCTCACGGGGTGTGGGCGCCCACCTCTTGAGGGAGGTCAAGCGTTATGGCGAGACCAGGGGATGGACCAGGTTGGAGGTAACCACACCTCCCTTGCCACAGTTTGAACGGACGATGAAGTTCTATAGGAGCCAAGGGTTTCAGGTATCCGGGGGAAGAAAGCTCAAGGTCGATCTGCCGTGA
- a CDS encoding VOC family protein, with amino-acid sequence MDHNLELDRLLEKMVAEYLQRNGAAATLKRMLDQVGVGFTPVIDHLTLRTTDIDRRVKPFVTLGYAYDETLEFDDWYAKVFRKNGYPALFVDQAYPDDRGKTSIIPGWVEQFGDEQFHHIAVRIEDIETAIERLKGQGIVFAGKIVGAQGDQLRQIFSAPEMVGGHPFSVLELAERHRGYRGFLPPQADSLMKSSAGR; translated from the coding sequence ATGGACCACAATCTGGAACTGGACCGCCTGCTAGAAAAGATGGTCGCAGAGTACCTGCAGCGCAACGGAGCTGCCGCGACCCTGAAGCGGATGCTGGATCAGGTCGGAGTCGGGTTTACGCCGGTCATCGATCACCTCACGCTCCGTACCACGGACATCGATCGACGGGTGAAGCCGTTTGTGACGCTCGGCTATGCCTATGACGAAACGCTCGAATTCGACGACTGGTACGCCAAGGTCTTCCGAAAGAACGGCTACCCGGCGCTCTTCGTCGATCAGGCATATCCGGACGATCGCGGGAAGACCAGCATCATTCCTGGGTGGGTCGAGCAGTTTGGAGATGAACAGTTTCATCATATCGCCGTGAGGATCGAAGACATCGAAACCGCGATCGAACGTTTGAAAGGTCAAGGCATCGTCTTCGCGGGAAAGATCGTAGGAGCGCAAGGAGACCAGCTACGTCAGATTTTCTCGGCGCCTGAAATGGTAGGTGGTCATCCGTTTTCAGTACTGGAGCTGGCGGAACGCCATCGTGGTTATCGAGGCTTCCTGCCCCCGCAAGCGGACAGTCTAATGAAATCGTCAGCCGGCCGGTGA